ACGGCTGAGTCCACCGGAATCACCTTGTAGATCGACTTGCCGCCCTGCTCGCGCAGAAGCGCAATCAAAGCGTCGCGTCCCTGCTGTTCCAGAACTTGCGCGGCCTGCTTCGAGTAACGCTCCCAACGCTCGAAATACTGGAACGCGTCGTGCATCTCGCTCCAGGCGCCGAGCACGAGCCCGCGCGGCTTGCCGGGATTGCGGATCGCGTAGTTCGCGGCGATCGTGGTGCCGAAGGCGAGCGAGACGATGACCGGACGCTCGATGCCGAGCCGCTCGATCAGCAGTTCCAGGTCGCGGGTCTGATTGACCAGCGAGAAACCGTAGTCGGTCCACGTCGTCTTGGCGTGACCGCGGCGGTTGTAGATGAAGCAGCGGTGGTCGGTCGAGAACTCGGCGACCTGATGCTCCCAGTATTCGAGCCCATGAATCTCGCCGTGGATGAAGACGATGTCGCGGCCCTGGCCGTGCTGTTCATAATAAAAATCGCAACCATTGACGCTGACCATCGGCATGGAATGACGCCCTCAAGGCTCGATGCCGATGACCCGCGCCGGCGCGCCGTCCATGCCCTGGAGCTTCAGCGGCAGCGCCGTCAGCATGAACCTGGGCGCGATGCGGTCGAGCGCGGTGAGCATCTGGATCATCGGAATGCCTGCCTTGAGCCAGCGCTTGTGATTGGCGCCGCGCTCAGCGGGCGTCAGCGTCATCAGCCAGAACGGCTTCTCCGGAAAGCAGTCCATGGCGACCGCCGAAACGCCCTGGCGCTCGACCCATTCGCCGACGCTCGGCTCGAGATGAATGGTCTGCGCCCAGAACTCCGGCTTGCCGAAGGCGCGATTGGTCCAGAGCGTCTTGATCACGGCGATCTGCCCGGGTGCGGGCTTCACGCCGGTGCGTTCCAGATCGTCACCGGTGACGCCCTCGCCGGGCTTCTTGTGGCTGACATCGATCACCACCGCCTCACGCATCACGATGCGGTCGAGCGGCAAGTCGGTGACCGAATAGCCGTCGGCATAGAAATGCCGCGGCGCATCGATGTGCGTGCCGATGTGGGTGTTCAGGGTGAACACCGTGTTCATGCTGTTGGTGATCGGCGCGTCCGGCAGGAGATCGACCCGCTCGGCTGTGAGCGTCGCGCGCTGCTCCTCGCTCACGACAGTGACGGCTTGAACGCGCGTCGGGTTCTGCTCGTAGAAGGCGATCTTCGGGATACCGGCCATGTTGGAGGTGACGGGAAGCGTCAGATCGACGATGCGGGACATGTGATGCTCTCAACCGCGCTGCTGGGTGTAGCCGTAGTGCCAAGCCAGAATTCGGTTCTCGATCAGAAGGAACAGCCAATTGAGGAGATAGCCGAGCGCAGCAAGCGTCAGCACGCCGGCGAACATGTCGCGAATCTTGAAGCCGCGCTGCGCGCTCAGGATGAAATAGCCGATGCCGTTCGATGCCGCGACCATTTCGCTGATCACCATCACAATCAGCGCCACCGCGAGGCTGATCCGCATACCGGTGAAGATATAAGGCGACGAGGCCGGCAGCACGACCTGCATCAGGAGCTTGCGGCCTGAGACGCCGAAGGTGCGCGCGGTCTGCAGCTGGATCGGATCGACGCTGCGCACGCCGCTGTAGGTGTTGAGCAGCACCGGAAAGAAACTCGCAAAGGCGATCATGAATATCTTCATCTCGTCATCGATGCCGAGAAACAGGATCATGATCGGCAGGTAGGCCGGGCTCGGAATCGGACGCAGGATTTCGGTGATCGGCTCGAGCAGATTGTAGAAGAAGCGGACGTAGCTCATCAGCACGCCGACCGCGACTCCCAGCACGACTCCGATGAAATAACCCGCGAACATCCGCCACTGGCTCGGCAGCACCTCGCCGAGCAGTTCGCCGGATATCACAAGTCGCCACCAGGTCGCGATGATCGCGCTGATACGCGGGAAGCTCATCGGCGGAAAGATCGCGTAGGCGGCGGCGATCTCCCACAGAACCAGCAGCACGCCAATGAAGATGACGCCGATAAAGCGCGTGTTCCAGATCAGGCTGGACTTTGCCGCGCGTTTGACTGGCGGAGCAGCGACGGCCGTGGCCGGCGGCGGGTCGCTGTGCGCGATGTCGGTCACGCGGCCTCCGTCCGTTTGAGGCCTTCATCGGCAAAGAGTTGAGCGAGGAGCCGCGCCCGGTAGTCGAGATAAGCGGGCAGCGCCCGGGTCGCGATCTGGTCGCGTGGGCCGGGCAGATCGATCGGCACGTCGATGGCGATGGTGCCTGGCGCCCGCGTCAGCGCCACGACCCGGGTCGAGAGATAGACGCCCTCGTCGACATCATGGGTGACGAACACCACGGTGAGCTTGAGTTCGCGCCAGAGAGAACGAAGAAGCTCCTGAAGGCCCACACGCGTGAGCGCGTCGACCGCGCTGAAAGGTTCGTCCATCAGCAGCACCGCAGGGCGGCAAGCAAGCGCGCGGGCGATGGCAACGCGCTGCTGCATGCCGCCGGAAAGCTGCCATGGATAGTGGCGCTCGAAGCCGGAAAGCTTCATCAGCCCGATCAGTTCGCTTGTGCGCGAAGCAATCTCGGCACGCGACAGCGTGCCCTTGTTCTCCAGTCCGAAGGCGACGTTGCGCTCCACCGTCTTCCAGGGAAACAGCGAGCGCGTGTATTGCTGGAACACGTAGAGCACATCCGGCGGCGGGTCCTCGATGCAGCGGTCCTTGTAGAAGACGTCGCCCGCGGTCGGCGACGCCAGCCCCGCCATGATCTGCAGCAAGGTGGACTTGCCGCAGCCCGAGGGACCGACGATCGAGACGAAGCTTCCTTCCGCGATGTCGAGATCAACGCCGTTGAGCGCAACCGTGGTGTTCCCGGCCGCAGCGAAGCTCTTGTGCAGGCCTCGAACGCGAAGGACGGTCGTGCCTGACGGGCTCATGGCTTCCTCAGACGGTCACGGCGTGAACACGCGCTTGGCGAGATCGACGGGTGTTTTGAGCAGCCCGTATTTCACCATCAGCTCCTTGGTGTGGTTCATCTCCTTGAGGTTGATCGCGGTGCCGAGCCGCGGCAGCAGCACCTTGTCCTTGAGCGCTGGGTTGAGATTGGTGAACTGCTGATTGATGTCGCGGGTCGCAGCCTCGTTCGAGGCGGCGAACTGCGCGCCCTTGGCCACCGCGCGAGCGAACTTCGCCGCCAGCGCCCTGTTCTTTTCGACCCACGGCGTGAGCGCGATGTACTGCGTGATGTCGGTGTTCGGCGCGGTCTCGACGTAGGGCCAGCCAACGATCTCGGCATTGCCGGTCGACATCAGCGCCGAGCGGAACGGCTCGACCTGGACGACAGCATCGAGCTGGCCCGCGAGCAGCGGATCGTTCATCTGCGGGAACGGCACTTCGGTGAAGCGCA
The Rhodoplanes sp. Z2-YC6860 genome window above contains:
- a CDS encoding alpha/beta fold hydrolase, translating into MPMVSVNGCDFYYEQHGQGRDIVFIHGEIHGLEYWEHQVAEFSTDHRCFIYNRRGHAKTTWTDYGFSLVNQTRDLELLIERLGIERPVIVSLAFGTTIAANYAIRNPGKPRGLVLGAWSEMHDAFQYFERWERYSKQAAQVLEQQGRDALIALLREQGGKSIYKVIPVDSAVREKVIQMFAGHPLGEYQRGMLEFGMSVPDLVPAFKRLDLPVLGVCGNQDPYPDQPDVLRGMAGFREAPRNAGAARFVHWEKPAEFNAVLRAFLQSLP
- a CDS encoding cyclase family protein, which gives rise to MSRIVDLTLPVTSNMAGIPKIAFYEQNPTRVQAVTVVSEEQRATLTAERVDLLPDAPITNSMNTVFTLNTHIGTHIDAPRHFYADGYSVTDLPLDRIVMREAVVIDVSHKKPGEGVTGDDLERTGVKPAPGQIAVIKTLWTNRAFGKPEFWAQTIHLEPSVGEWVERQGVSAVAMDCFPEKPFWLMTLTPAERGANHKRWLKAGIPMIQMLTALDRIAPRFMLTALPLKLQGMDGAPARVIGIEP
- a CDS encoding ABC transporter permease, translated to MTDIAHSDPPPATAVAAPPVKRAAKSSLIWNTRFIGVIFIGVLLVLWEIAAAYAIFPPMSFPRISAIIATWWRLVISGELLGEVLPSQWRMFAGYFIGVVLGVAVGVLMSYVRFFYNLLEPITEILRPIPSPAYLPIMILFLGIDDEMKIFMIAFASFFPVLLNTYSGVRSVDPIQLQTARTFGVSGRKLLMQVVLPASSPYIFTGMRISLAVALIVMVISEMVAASNGIGYFILSAQRGFKIRDMFAGVLTLAALGYLLNWLFLLIENRILAWHYGYTQQRG
- a CDS encoding ABC transporter ATP-binding protein, translated to MSPSGTTVLRVRGLHKSFAAAGNTTVALNGVDLDIAEGSFVSIVGPSGCGKSTLLQIMAGLASPTAGDVFYKDRCIEDPPPDVLYVFQQYTRSLFPWKTVERNVAFGLENKGTLSRAEIASRTSELIGLMKLSGFERHYPWQLSGGMQQRVAIARALACRPAVLLMDEPFSAVDALTRVGLQELLRSLWRELKLTVVFVTHDVDEGVYLSTRVVALTRAPGTIAIDVPIDLPGPRDQIATRALPAYLDYRARLLAQLFADEGLKRTEAA